A stretch of Lentibacillus sp. JNUCC-1 DNA encodes these proteins:
- a CDS encoding gamma-type small acid-soluble spore protein, with amino-acid sequence MAKKPNQTQSGTNVQHVKKQNQKAQQGQYGTEFASETDVQEVKKRNQKSQQNKK; translated from the coding sequence ATGGCTAAAAAACCAAACCAAACTCAATCCGGAACGAACGTTCAGCATGTAAAGAAACAAAACCAGAAAGCACAACAAGGCCAATATGGCACTGAGTTTGCTTCTGAAACCGATGTGCAGGAAGTAAAAAAGCGTAACCAAAAGTCACAGCAAAACAAAAAGTAA
- the ntdP gene encoding nucleoside tri-diphosphate phosphatase, with product MAGPASGAHIQIESYKHNGSLHRVWHDSFVLNGTEQECIIANDRTLVSESDGRSWVTREPAVCYFHAEVWFNVIGMIRDDGIYYYCNIGSPFVYDQNMNVLKYIDYDLDVKVYPDMTYDLLDEDEYEAHRIEMGYPDKLDRILKSQVEELLLMIRQRRGPFAPDYVDWWYERFLTYR from the coding sequence ATGGCTGGGCCAGCTTCAGGCGCGCATATTCAAATTGAAAGCTATAAACATAATGGCTCCCTGCACCGGGTTTGGCATGACAGTTTTGTTTTAAATGGCACGGAACAGGAGTGCATCATTGCCAATGACAGAACGCTGGTGAGTGAAAGTGACGGGCGGTCGTGGGTGACGCGAGAGCCGGCTGTCTGCTATTTTCATGCTGAAGTATGGTTTAATGTGATCGGCATGATCAGGGATGATGGCATTTATTATTACTGTAATATCGGATCTCCTTTTGTTTACGATCAGAACATGAACGTGCTTAAATACATTGATTATGATTTGGATGTTAAAGTCTATCCGGATATGACTTATGATCTTTTGGATGAGGATGAGTACGAAGCCCATCGTATTGAAATGGGCTATCCTGACAAACTTGACCGCATCCTCAAATCCCAAGTGGAGGAGTTGCTCCTCATGATTAGGCAGCGGCGGGGGCCGTTTGCGCCGGACTATGTGGATTGGTGGTATGAGCGTTTTTTAACATACAGATAG
- a CDS encoding ABC transporter ATP-binding protein, translated as MHTIKQYMKFVKPYKWKIVWTILVGIIKFGIPLLIPLILKYVIDDIIGASDMGQAEKTSQLLWLMGIAFGVFLLVRPPVEYIRQYLAQWVANKILYDIRDKLFDHLQRLSLGFYSRTKTGEIISRMVHDVEQTKTFVVTGLMNVWLDLVTIMIAVIIMLTMNVPLTIVSIILFPLYGISVKYFYGRLRNLTRDRSQALAEVQGHLHERVQGIPVTRSFALEDYEQGQFDNRNGNFLTKALKHTDWNAKTFAVMNTITDLAPLLVIGFGGYQVINGSLSVGTMAAFFAYMERVYSPLRRLINSSTVLTQSIASIDRVFELMNEKYDIADKDNAKKLGRVDGSIQIDNVSFRYEEEEADVLKGVNLNVAKGETIAFVGMSGGGKSTLISLIPRFYDVTGGSIKVDGHDVRDVQARSLRDNIGMVLQDNLLFSESISMNIRMGNPDATDEEVIEAAKSANAHEFITELAQGYDTLVGERGVKLSGGQKQRIAIARVFLKNPPILIFDEATSALDLESEHTIQEAMEKLAARRTTFIVAHRLSTITHADRIVVIENGEIQEVGTHDELMARKGSYYGLYEIQNLGHPEHLGT; from the coding sequence ATGCATACGATTAAACAATACATGAAATTTGTAAAGCCGTATAAATGGAAAATCGTTTGGACGATTCTTGTCGGGATTATAAAATTCGGGATCCCGCTTTTGATTCCGCTGATTTTAAAATATGTGATTGACGACATAATTGGGGCCAGCGATATGGGACAGGCGGAGAAGACGTCTCAGCTTTTGTGGCTGATGGGGATTGCATTTGGTGTGTTCCTCTTAGTCCGCCCGCCTGTTGAGTATATTCGCCAGTATTTGGCCCAGTGGGTCGCAAATAAGATTTTGTATGATATTCGTGATAAATTATTTGATCATCTGCAGCGGCTGAGCCTTGGATTTTACTCACGGACCAAAACGGGGGAGATCATTTCCAGGATGGTCCATGATGTGGAGCAGACGAAGACGTTTGTTGTAACAGGGCTGATGAACGTGTGGCTGGATCTGGTTACGATTATGATCGCCGTCATCATCATGTTGACAATGAACGTTCCGCTGACGATTGTGTCGATCATTTTGTTCCCGTTATATGGCATATCTGTGAAATACTTTTATGGACGCTTACGCAATTTGACGCGTGACCGGTCCCAGGCGCTTGCTGAGGTGCAAGGACATTTGCATGAACGGGTCCAGGGCATTCCGGTTACCCGGAGCTTTGCCCTGGAAGATTATGAGCAGGGGCAGTTTGACAACCGTAATGGAAACTTTTTGACCAAAGCATTGAAGCATACGGATTGGAACGCAAAAACCTTTGCTGTAATGAATACCATCACTGATCTCGCCCCACTGCTAGTCATTGGTTTTGGCGGTTACCAGGTTATTAACGGATCATTGTCCGTCGGTACCATGGCGGCGTTTTTCGCCTATATGGAACGGGTGTACAGTCCGCTGAGACGTCTGATCAACTCATCCACGGTGTTGACACAATCCATTGCATCGATTGACCGTGTGTTTGAATTGATGAATGAAAAATACGATATCGCGGATAAAGACAATGCCAAGAAGCTCGGCCGTGTGGATGGTTCAATCCAAATTGACAATGTTTCGTTCCGTTATGAAGAAGAAGAAGCAGACGTGTTAAAAGGTGTGAACTTGAATGTGGCCAAGGGTGAAACGATCGCTTTTGTCGGTATGAGCGGTGGCGGGAAGTCGACGCTGATCAGCCTGATACCGCGTTTTTACGATGTGACGGGCGGCTCGATCAAAGTCGATGGTCATGATGTCCGGGATGTTCAGGCCCGTTCGCTTCGGGACAATATCGGTATGGTGCTGCAGGACAACCTCCTGTTCAGCGAATCGATTTCTATGAATATCCGCATGGGGAATCCTGACGCAACTGATGAAGAAGTGATCGAAGCGGCCAAATCGGCCAATGCGCATGAATTTATCACTGAACTCGCTCAAGGGTACGATACGTTGGTCGGTGAAAGAGGCGTGAAACTCTCTGGCGGGCAGAAACAGCGTATCGCCATTGCGCGCGTATTTTTGAAAAATCCGCCGATCCTGATTTTCGATGAAGCGACATCTGCGCTTGATTTGGAAAGTGAGCATACGATTCAGGAAGCGATGGAAAAATTGGCTGCGAGGCGCACGACGTTTATTGTCGCCCACCGTTTGTCGACGATTACACATGCCGACCGGATCGTGGTGATTGAAAATGGTGAGATTCAGGAAGTTGGGACTCATGATGAGCTGATGGCCCGAAAAGGCAGTTATTACGGGTTGTATGAAATCCAGAATCTCGGCCATCCGGAACATTTGGGAACATAG
- a CDS encoding potassium channel family protein encodes MAWVFVILFAVIVVRSLSVFVLFRDKTESGFADTRFSLELFVTLLMIYVTVIIGFGAIYFILSLKGVVLVEHNELKRLSVIGSILHSMYFSGVTMLTIGYGDIVPVGIGRLIAIVQALIGYVLPAAFVLKIVQASQYERSR; translated from the coding sequence ATGGCTTGGGTGTTTGTCATTCTGTTTGCGGTGATTGTCGTGCGGAGTTTAAGCGTGTTCGTGCTGTTTAGGGACAAGACCGAAAGCGGTTTTGCGGATACGCGGTTTTCACTGGAACTCTTTGTCACGCTCCTGATGATATATGTCACCGTGATCATCGGGTTTGGTGCGATCTATTTTATTCTATCCCTTAAAGGGGTGGTCCTTGTTGAGCATAATGAGCTGAAGCGTTTGAGTGTGATAGGGTCGATTTTACATTCGATGTATTTCAGCGGGGTGACGATGCTGACGATCGGGTACGGGGATATTGTGCCGGTTGGCATCGGGCGGCTGATTGCGATCGTGCAGGCATTGATCGGTTACGTGTTGCCGGCTGCCTTCGTTCTCAAAATTGTTCAGGCATCCCAATATGAACGATCACGCTGA
- a CDS encoding NAD(P)-dependent oxidoreductase has translation MHILFSAKISEKHRTALKNNHADLTFNFCEGMEEAESYLPKADVLVTYGEDVTEAHLEKANQLKWIMVISAGMDEMPLKTLEKKDILVTNARGIHKVPMAEYVISMLLQVYRKEKQLFEYENDHVWGKHAHMEEISNRKMLVAGTGAIGQEVARLAKAFNMTTVGVSRSGRQVEHFDETYPNTELEGLLGDVDFVVSVMPSTPETYHFFEQRHFKAMPEHAVFLNMGRGDAVSSDVMLEAVQNGDIAHAVLDVFEEEPLPEDHPFWDEANITVTPHLSGVSSQYVTRALGIFEQNLNVLKQNGTEFVNQIDVTRGY, from the coding sequence ATGCATATTTTATTCTCAGCAAAAATTTCTGAAAAACATCGAACAGCGCTTAAAAACAATCATGCTGATCTTACATTTAACTTTTGTGAAGGCATGGAGGAGGCAGAGAGTTACCTGCCGAAAGCGGATGTGCTGGTCACTTATGGGGAAGATGTGACCGAAGCCCATCTCGAAAAAGCGAATCAGCTCAAATGGATCATGGTCATTTCGGCGGGAATGGACGAGATGCCGCTGAAGACCTTGGAAAAGAAAGACATCCTCGTGACCAATGCACGCGGCATTCATAAGGTGCCGATGGCAGAGTACGTCATTTCCATGCTGCTGCAAGTTTATCGCAAGGAAAAACAGCTTTTTGAATATGAAAACGACCATGTTTGGGGAAAACATGCCCACATGGAAGAGATCTCAAACCGCAAGATGCTCGTAGCAGGGACAGGCGCGATCGGACAGGAAGTGGCACGGCTCGCCAAAGCTTTCAATATGACTACGGTTGGTGTATCCCGGAGCGGCAGACAGGTAGAGCACTTTGATGAAACCTATCCTAATACAGAATTGGAAGGTCTGCTTGGCGATGTGGATTTTGTTGTATCCGTTATGCCGAGTACACCTGAGACATACCATTTCTTTGAGCAGCGGCATTTCAAAGCGATGCCTGAGCATGCCGTCTTTTTGAATATGGGCCGGGGTGATGCCGTCTCGAGCGATGTGATGCTTGAAGCCGTTCAGAACGGGGATATTGCTCATGCGGTCTTGGATGTATTTGAAGAAGAACCGCTTCCTGAAGACCATCCTTTCTGGGATGAAGCGAACATCACCGTTACGCCGCATTTGTCGGGCGTGTCTTCGCAGTATGTAACCCGTGCACTTGGTATTTTCGAGCAAAACTTGAACGTCTTGAAGCAGAACGGCACAGAATTTGTGAATCAAATAGACGTAACCAGGGGGTATTAA
- a CDS encoding cob(I)yrinic acid a,c-diamide adenosyltransferase: MRIYTRSGDKGKTSLIYGQRVPKNDVRVEAYGTCDEANSMIGLALSFLDGEDWSGKSDFVDHIHRVQTILFHVGAELATPKEKDVMWQLKQSHIDELEQQIDEWDKDLDTLKNFILPSGHSASSALHTARTIARRAERAAVGLGDELGNPLVVQYLNRLSDYLFVAARFVNKQLGGTETHLKADV; this comes from the coding sequence ATGCGCATTTATACACGATCAGGTGACAAAGGAAAGACATCGCTCATATATGGGCAGCGTGTTCCGAAAAATGATGTCCGAGTAGAAGCTTACGGGACGTGTGATGAGGCCAATTCAATGATTGGGCTTGCTTTAAGCTTTCTTGATGGAGAGGACTGGAGCGGTAAAAGCGATTTCGTTGACCACATTCACCGGGTACAGACCATTTTGTTTCATGTCGGTGCTGAACTGGCAACACCGAAAGAAAAAGACGTGATGTGGCAATTGAAGCAATCGCATATAGATGAGCTTGAACAGCAGATCGACGAATGGGACAAGGATTTGGACACACTTAAAAACTTCATTCTTCCATCCGGCCATAGTGCATCCAGTGCGCTTCACACTGCCAGAACGATTGCCAGACGTGCTGAACGGGCGGCTGTCGGCCTTGGTGATGAGCTGGGCAATCCGCTTGTCGTACAATATTTGAACCGGCTGAGTGATTATCTGTTTGTCGCAGCGAGATTTGTCAACAAACAGCTGGGCGGTACCGAAACACATTTAAAAGCGGACGTATAA
- the perR gene encoding peroxide-responsive transcriptional repressor PerR — translation MENDKLHHAIDTLKESGVRITPQRHAVLEFLMNAETHPTADEIYKALEGKFPNMSVATVYNNLRVLREIGLVRELTYGDASSRFDANVSDHYHIICNECGKIVDFHYPVLDEIESLAEQVTGFDVTHHRMEVYGVCEECGSKQMVKH, via the coding sequence ATGGAAAATGATAAATTACATCACGCGATAGACACATTAAAAGAATCTGGTGTACGCATTACACCACAGCGTCATGCGGTCCTGGAGTTTTTAATGAATGCTGAAACACATCCTACTGCAGACGAGATCTACAAAGCACTTGAAGGGAAATTTCCTAACATGAGTGTTGCTACAGTTTATAATAACTTGCGTGTGCTTCGTGAAATCGGTCTGGTCAGAGAATTGACTTATGGCGATGCATCCAGCCGTTTTGATGCAAACGTGTCGGATCATTACCATATCATCTGTAATGAGTGCGGCAAGATCGTGGACTTTCATTATCCGGTCCTCGATGAGATTGAGTCGCTCGCTGAACAGGTGACAGGCTTTGATGTGACCCATCATAGAATGGAAGTTTACGGCGTATGTGAGGAATGCGGCAGTAAACAAATGGTGAAACATTAG
- the rlmN gene encoding 23S rRNA (adenine(2503)-C(2))-methyltransferase RlmN — MSQTSIYGLTYDALQSWLMEHGQKRFRAEQVWDWLYKKRVGKFSEMKNLNQATIALLEEHFVLHTLDEEIKQESEDGTVKYLFRLSDGNLIETVLMRFNYGLSVCVTTQVGCNIGCSFCASGLLKKSRDLNAGEIVEQIMNVQKSLDEKGNGERVSHLVVMGIGEPFDNFNNLMDFINVVNDHNGLDIGARHMTVSTSGLAHKIYEWADAGTQVNLAISLHAPNNELRTQIMKINRAFPIEKLMKAVDYYLEKVNRRITYEYIMLRDVNDHVEEAEQLAKLLKDKRHLSYVNLIPYNSVDEHNQYQRSHTEVIQTFADVLKKRGINCGVRWENGADIDAACGQLRSKQVKKNKRDAV, encoded by the coding sequence GTGAGTCAAACATCAATTTACGGATTAACATATGACGCTCTGCAGTCTTGGTTAATGGAACATGGTCAAAAACGTTTCCGGGCTGAACAGGTTTGGGATTGGCTGTATAAAAAGCGTGTTGGCAAATTTTCCGAGATGAAGAATTTAAATCAAGCTACGATTGCTTTATTGGAAGAGCATTTCGTATTGCATACATTGGATGAAGAAATTAAACAAGAATCTGAAGATGGCACGGTTAAATATTTGTTCCGTTTGTCAGATGGCAACTTAATTGAGACCGTTCTGATGCGTTTTAACTACGGGTTAAGCGTATGTGTCACGACACAGGTTGGCTGTAATATCGGGTGTTCGTTCTGTGCCAGTGGTTTGCTGAAAAAGAGCCGTGACTTGAACGCCGGTGAAATTGTTGAGCAGATCATGAATGTCCAAAAGAGTCTGGATGAGAAAGGGAACGGCGAACGTGTGAGTCATCTTGTTGTTATGGGCATCGGTGAGCCTTTCGATAACTTTAATAATCTGATGGACTTTATCAATGTCGTCAACGACCATAATGGGCTAGATATCGGTGCCCGTCATATGACTGTTTCGACAAGTGGTCTGGCGCATAAGATCTATGAGTGGGCCGATGCCGGGACACAGGTGAATCTTGCTATATCACTGCATGCGCCAAACAATGAATTAAGAACCCAGATCATGAAGATCAACCGGGCTTTTCCAATTGAAAAATTGATGAAGGCTGTAGATTATTACTTGGAAAAGGTGAACAGACGCATCACGTATGAATATATTATGTTAAGAGACGTGAATGATCATGTGGAAGAAGCAGAACAGCTCGCAAAACTGCTTAAAGATAAGCGGCACTTGAGTTATGTGAACCTGATTCCATATAATTCCGTTGATGAGCACAACCAGTATCAGCGCAGCCATACCGAAGTCATTCAGACATTTGCAGATGTGTTGAAAAAGAGAGGCATTAACTGCGGCGTCCGCTGGGAAAACGGTGCTGATATCGACGCAGCATGTGGCCAGCTCAGAAGTAAACAGGTTAAAAAGAACAAACGCGATGCTGTTTGA
- a CDS encoding YczE/YyaS/YitT family protein: MGITTAINVQHLGIHPWDVLNVAMYDKLGLTIGSWTVIIGLILIITSLILDKRYVKLGTFLNLFLVGIFVDFFLWADFLPSAHHTWVDVITIIFGIVLMGLGGGMYNAGGVGSGPRDGFMLSISDKTGMSIGRVRILTESLVLVIGLLLGGPVFIFTFVFTFIQSPLFQFSYLRLSKVVETVKAYQVKNRSEQRVNQA; the protein is encoded by the coding sequence ATGGGCATTACAACTGCCATTAATGTGCAGCATCTCGGCATACACCCTTGGGATGTGCTCAACGTGGCCATGTACGATAAGCTCGGTTTGACCATCGGCTCGTGGACAGTGATCATCGGGCTCATCCTGATTATAACATCATTAATACTTGATAAACGCTATGTAAAACTGGGCACGTTCTTGAACTTATTCCTTGTCGGGATCTTTGTTGATTTCTTCCTATGGGCTGATTTCCTGCCAAGTGCCCACCATACATGGGTGGATGTCATCACCATTATTTTCGGGATTGTACTGATGGGGCTGGGCGGTGGCATGTACAACGCAGGCGGCGTCGGCTCCGGACCAAGAGATGGCTTTATGCTGTCGATTTCAGATAAAACGGGCATGTCGATCGGCAGAGTGCGCATCCTAACTGAGAGCCTGGTCTTGGTCATTGGGTTGCTCCTCGGAGGCCCTGTATTCATCTTTACATTTGTATTTACCTTTATTCAAAGTCCATTGTTTCAGTTTTCTTACCTTAGACTTTCAAAAGTGGTTGAAACGGTCAAAGCTTATCAGGTGAAAAATAGATCGGAACAACGGGTGAATCAAGCATAG
- a CDS encoding Uma2 family endonuclease, translating into MVTILALFNERHSSYRDFQSLREATDDILEFIDGYIYMAPSPGIKHQKISSYLHGELYNALKNSGCNVFAAPTDVLFDHVDDERKKKVVPDLFVACDPDSFTENEHVGPPEFIIEILSPSSRSHDMVTKLNLYMNSGVKEYWIVDPVKQHIMVYTKDENNEVQFDLVTEPSIAVSKCFPEFKIDLAILF; encoded by the coding sequence ATGGTGACTATATTGGCTTTGTTTAATGAAAGGCATAGCTCATATCGCGATTTCCAGTCTTTACGCGAAGCAACTGATGACATTTTAGAGTTTATCGATGGGTATATTTATATGGCGCCGTCACCGGGGATCAAACATCAGAAAATATCTTCATACTTACATGGAGAGTTGTACAATGCCTTGAAAAACAGCGGATGCAATGTTTTTGCTGCCCCTACCGATGTATTATTCGATCATGTTGATGATGAAAGGAAGAAAAAGGTCGTACCGGATTTGTTTGTTGCCTGCGATCCAGACAGCTTTACTGAGAATGAACATGTCGGGCCGCCAGAATTCATTATCGAAATCCTTAGCCCATCCAGCAGATCTCATGATATGGTCACAAAACTCAATCTTTATATGAACAGTGGGGTCAAGGAATATTGGATTGTCGATCCTGTAAAACAACACATTATGGTCTACACAAAAGATGAGAACAACGAAGTCCAATTTGATTTGGTTACAGAACCAAGTATTGCTGTTTCCAAGTGTTTTCCCGAATTCAAGATTGACCTTGCTATCTTATTTTAA
- a CDS encoding ABC transporter ATP-binding protein, with amino-acid sequence MTLVLDHITKKFGQHTAVDDLSLEIPDNEMYGFLGGNGAGKTTTFRMILGLLDQTEGSIAWNGDTIGYNKSHLIGYLPEERGLYPKLKVRDQLIYLGKLRGMTKQDALSELKSWLDRFKVPEYLDQKVEELSKGNQQKIQFISAVIHKPELLILDEPFTGLDPINVEMLKEAVVDLKNSGTSIVFSSHRMDHVEELCRHLCILHQGRQVVQGDLRDIKRSYGKKNLIIHSDDNLDFLKNFPGVVQFKPVTEGCELQIENEDVSQAIFKELQSQGFIRKFELEEPSLDDIFIEKVGASYE; translated from the coding sequence TTGACATTAGTACTTGATCACATTACTAAAAAGTTCGGGCAGCACACGGCTGTTGACGATCTTTCTCTTGAAATTCCTGACAACGAAATGTACGGATTTCTCGGGGGTAACGGAGCTGGGAAAACGACGACTTTTCGTATGATTCTCGGGCTCCTGGATCAAACAGAAGGCAGTATCGCTTGGAACGGGGATACGATCGGCTACAATAAAAGCCATTTGATCGGGTATCTCCCTGAAGAACGCGGGCTGTATCCGAAGTTGAAGGTTCGGGATCAGCTCATCTACCTGGGCAAACTTCGCGGCATGACCAAGCAAGATGCCTTGTCAGAACTTAAAAGCTGGCTCGACCGTTTCAAAGTACCTGAATATCTGGACCAGAAAGTTGAAGAGCTTTCAAAAGGAAATCAGCAAAAAATCCAGTTCATTTCTGCTGTCATACATAAGCCAGAGCTGCTTATTTTAGATGAACCTTTTACCGGACTCGACCCGATCAACGTCGAGATGCTCAAAGAAGCGGTTGTCGATTTGAAAAACAGCGGCACATCGATCGTCTTTTCGTCTCACCGAATGGATCACGTTGAGGAACTGTGCAGACATTTGTGCATCCTTCACCAAGGTCGTCAGGTTGTCCAGGGCGATCTCCGCGATATCAAACGTTCTTACGGCAAGAAAAATCTGATCATCCACTCAGATGACAACCTGGATTTCCTGAAAAACTTTCCTGGAGTTGTCCAGTTTAAGCCGGTTACAGAAGGCTGTGAGCTGCAAATTGAGAATGAAGATGTCTCACAAGCTATTTTCAAAGAGTTGCAGTCGCAAGGGTTTATTCGCAAATTTGAACTTGAAGAGCCTTCACTCGATGATATTTTCATAGAGAAAGTTGGTGCCTCGTATGAATAA
- a CDS encoding helix-turn-helix transcriptional regulator codes for MKNKIKALRKQHKFTQEDLSKRVGVSRQSIVAIESGKYNPSLELAFRIARQFDCKIEDVFVFEDEL; via the coding sequence GTGAAAAACAAAATTAAAGCGCTGCGTAAACAGCATAAGTTCACACAAGAAGATCTATCAAAGCGTGTTGGGGTTTCAAGGCAGTCTATCGTGGCGATTGAATCGGGAAAATACAACCCCTCGCTTGAACTGGCATTTCGGATTGCCCGGCAGTTTGATTGCAAGATTGAAGATGTGTTTGTGTTTGAGGATGAGCTTTAA
- a CDS encoding DUF2812 domain-containing protein produces MKKKYISSGGLAFTEEGDMEKLERFAREGWILESFTPFGYKLRQGTPQDVAFALDYQKDADSDYFSYFEEGGWSHVCSAGNSMHIFRAPAGTPPIYTDNSSLLTKYETEKRKTGIAALYALFAILLLYVLRELSHSNWMPDFIGTLALIFGGLAYLVLIFTALPFFGYAWKVRKLKKLHC; encoded by the coding sequence GTGAAGAAAAAGTACATCTCCAGCGGCGGACTGGCATTTACAGAAGAAGGCGACATGGAAAAGCTGGAACGCTTTGCAAGAGAAGGCTGGATTTTAGAAAGTTTTACCCCATTTGGTTATAAACTCAGACAAGGCACGCCGCAAGATGTTGCATTCGCACTCGACTATCAGAAGGATGCTGACAGTGATTATTTTTCTTACTTCGAGGAAGGCGGTTGGTCACATGTCTGTTCTGCTGGAAATTCAATGCACATATTCAGGGCACCGGCTGGGACACCTCCCATTTACACCGACAACAGCTCGCTGCTCACGAAGTATGAAACTGAAAAACGAAAAACCGGAATCGCTGCTTTATATGCTCTATTCGCCATATTGCTGTTATACGTGCTAAGGGAATTAAGCCATTCCAACTGGATGCCGGATTTTATTGGAACGCTCGCCCTCATTTTCGGCGGTCTCGCCTACCTCGTTCTGATTTTTACTGCCCTGCCGTTTTTCGGGTATGCATGGAAAGTTAGGAAATTAAAAAAGCTCCATTGCTGA
- a CDS encoding PadR family transcriptional regulator produces the protein MAKEKPEMRELTDTAYYILLSLVEAKHGYLVMKTIESMTDGAFVIGPASMYTTIQKLLKSGLIELIDEGDKKKKTYQATDKGIKLLKQEVERRRQMVHQAEVIFTEKGVDQL, from the coding sequence ATGGCGAAAGAAAAACCCGAGATGAGGGAACTCACGGATACGGCCTATTATATTTTATTATCACTCGTCGAAGCCAAGCACGGTTATCTTGTCATGAAGACGATTGAATCGATGACCGATGGCGCGTTTGTGATTGGGCCAGCTTCGATGTATACAACCATTCAAAAATTATTGAAAAGCGGGCTCATTGAGCTCATCGATGAAGGTGACAAGAAGAAGAAAACTTACCAGGCAACTGACAAAGGGATTAAATTGCTCAAGCAAGAAGTGGAACGACGGCGGCAAATGGTTCACCAAGCTGAAGTGATATTCACAGAGAAAGGAGTAGATCAATTGTGA